The Agromyces marinus genome window below encodes:
- the secG gene encoding preprotein translocase subunit SecG: protein MEILQVVLQVLLGLTSILLTLLILLHKGRGGGLSDMFGGGMTSSLGASGVAERNLNRITIILGLVWVSCIVVLGLITKFDAGI, encoded by the coding sequence GTGGAGATTCTCCAGGTCGTCCTGCAGGTGCTGCTCGGCCTCACGAGCATCCTGCTCACCCTCCTGATCCTGTTGCACAAGGGCCGCGGCGGCGGTCTGTCCGACATGTTCGGCGGCGGCATGACCTCCAGCCTCGGTGCGTCGGGTGTGGCCGAGCGCAACCTCAACCGCATCACGATCATCCTCGGACTCGTGTGGGTCTCGTGCATCGTCGTGCTCGGGCTCATCACCAAGTTCGACGCCGGCATCTGA
- a CDS encoding RNA polymerase-binding protein RbpA, whose product MGEQDRGFHADRVAVSYWDAQGNETVRYFAASLPDEEIPDVIDSPSTGLPAGRDRENPPAVAKAEPYKTHLAYVKERRTEEEAEALLDEALQQLRARRGTATED is encoded by the coding sequence ATGGGCGAGCAGGACCGGGGCTTCCACGCCGACCGCGTCGCGGTGAGCTACTGGGACGCCCAGGGGAACGAGACGGTCCGGTACTTCGCCGCGAGTCTCCCGGACGAGGAGATCCCCGACGTCATCGACAGCCCGTCGACGGGCCTGCCCGCCGGTCGGGATCGGGAGAATCCGCCCGCGGTCGCGAAGGCCGAGCCCTACAAGACGCACCTCGCGTACGTGAAGGAACGGCGTACCGAGGAGGAGGCGGAGGCCCTGCTCGACGAGGCGCTGCAGCAGCTGCGCGCGCGTCGGGGCACGGCGACCGAGGACTGA
- the tpiA gene encoding triose-phosphate isomerase, with protein MAVTRTPFIAGNWKMNLDHLQAIAFVQKLAWSLSDAKHDFADAEVAVFPPFTDLRSVQTLVSADDLPVRYGAQDLSAKDSGAYTGEVSGAFLARLDCAYVIIGHSERRTMHAETDEVVRDKVAAAHRHGLVPVLCVGETAEDLEQHGASAVPVAQLRAALEGADVSKGLVVAYEPVWAIGSGQAATPEQAQQVAGALREVLREIAGDDLAAATRILYGGSVKAANIAAFMREPDVDGALVGGASLDLDEFSSIVRFKKHVGA; from the coding sequence ATGGCAGTGACCCGCACCCCGTTCATCGCCGGCAACTGGAAGATGAACCTCGACCACCTGCAGGCGATCGCGTTCGTGCAGAAGCTCGCGTGGAGCCTCTCCGACGCGAAGCACGACTTCGCGGACGCCGAGGTCGCGGTCTTCCCGCCCTTCACCGACCTGCGGTCGGTGCAGACGCTGGTCTCCGCCGACGACCTGCCCGTGAGGTACGGCGCACAGGACCTCTCGGCGAAGGACTCGGGCGCGTACACGGGGGAGGTCTCGGGGGCGTTCCTGGCCCGGCTCGACTGCGCGTACGTCATCATCGGCCACTCGGAACGTCGCACCATGCACGCCGAGACCGACGAGGTCGTTCGCGACAAGGTCGCGGCCGCCCACCGGCACGGCCTCGTGCCGGTGCTCTGCGTCGGCGAGACCGCTGAAGACCTCGAGCAGCACGGCGCGAGCGCCGTCCCGGTCGCCCAGCTGCGGGCTGCGCTCGAGGGGGCGGATGTCTCCAAGGGGCTCGTCGTCGCCTACGAGCCGGTCTGGGCGATCGGCTCCGGGCAGGCGGCGACGCCCGAGCAGGCCCAGCAGGTCGCGGGCGCCCTGCGCGAGGTGCTCCGCGAGATCGCGGGCGACGACCTCGCCGCGGCCACTCGGATCCTGTACGGCGGCTCCGTGAAGGCGGCGAACATCGCCGCGTTCATGCGAGAGCCCGACGTCGACGGCGCGCTCGTCGGCGGCGCGAGCCTCGACCTCGACGAGTTCTCGAGCATCGTCCGGTTCAAGAAGCACGTGGGGGCCTGA